In Nocardia asteroides, a single genomic region encodes these proteins:
- a CDS encoding protein kinase domain-containing protein encodes MLRPGEVFAGFRIEGELGRGGMGSVYLARHPRLPRSVALKVLSGELAADAEGRARFDREGDLVARLEHPNIVTVYDRGIAEGRPWLAMRYVDGVDAAQICPTELTLRQATLIATEAAHALDYAHAAGVLHRDVKPANLLIARPVPGRGHQTLLTDFGIARLRDNAPGLTRTGTVLATLAYAAPEQLGGTPLDGRADQYSLACTLYWLLTGTTPFEADTAGAVIAGHLHEAPQPPSGRRAGIPPELDRVLLKGLAKHPGERFGSCLELTRAAVVSIETTAAVAPPVAFPPAPVAFSPAPVVFPSAPNPVRVAARRAGRFRLTRGGVVATLVAAVTITLALPLWLLSLYSATGGASRAGTTSSSSTPPPPPATVDCTYRENGTASAHPVHTPETVQGVRATGTTSATMLTNYGRIGITLRNAESPCTVNSFVSLVQQGYFDDSGCHRLTATFGLNILQCGDPTGTGSGGPGYSFDDEYPVTTAATSYRDYIDYPRGTVAMAKFGTGANGSQFFFAHGSTWQPPEYTIFGSIDEEGMSTLRSIVAAGHDYSRSADDGSPRQPVVIDSVTVN; translated from the coding sequence ATGTTGCGTCCCGGGGAGGTCTTCGCGGGCTTTCGAATAGAGGGAGAACTCGGCCGGGGCGGCATGGGGTCGGTGTACCTCGCGCGGCATCCCCGGCTGCCCCGGTCGGTGGCGCTGAAGGTGCTGAGCGGCGAGCTGGCCGCGGACGCGGAGGGCCGCGCCCGGTTCGACCGGGAGGGCGATCTCGTCGCGCGGCTCGAACATCCGAACATCGTGACCGTTTACGATCGCGGAATAGCCGAGGGGCGACCATGGCTCGCCATGCGCTACGTCGACGGCGTGGACGCCGCGCAGATCTGCCCGACGGAGCTGACCCTGCGGCAGGCCACGCTCATCGCGACCGAGGCGGCGCACGCGCTCGACTACGCGCACGCGGCCGGTGTGCTGCACCGCGATGTCAAGCCCGCCAATCTGCTGATCGCTCGCCCGGTTCCTGGTCGCGGACACCAGACCCTGCTCACCGATTTCGGGATCGCCCGGCTGCGGGACAACGCCCCCGGCCTCACCCGGACCGGAACCGTGCTGGCCACACTCGCCTATGCGGCGCCGGAGCAACTCGGCGGAACTCCCCTGGACGGCCGGGCAGATCAGTACTCGCTCGCCTGCACGCTCTACTGGTTGCTGACCGGAACCACCCCGTTCGAGGCCGACACGGCCGGAGCGGTGATCGCCGGGCACCTGCACGAGGCACCGCAACCGCCGAGCGGCCGGCGCGCGGGTATCCCCCCCGAGCTGGATCGCGTGCTGCTCAAAGGGCTCGCCAAACATCCGGGTGAGCGTTTCGGCAGCTGCCTGGAGCTGACCCGGGCGGCCGTGGTCTCGATCGAGACCACGGCGGCTGTCGCGCCACCCGTCGCGTTCCCGCCGGCGCCGGTCGCGTTCTCGCCAGCGCCGGTCGTGTTCCCGTCGGCACCGAATCCCGTCCGGGTGGCCGCGCGGCGCGCGGGACGCTTCCGCCTGACCCGAGGCGGAGTCGTCGCCACCCTCGTGGCCGCGGTGACGATCACTCTCGCGCTGCCGCTGTGGCTGCTCAGCCTGTACTCCGCTACGGGTGGCGCCAGCCGCGCCGGCACCACCAGCAGCAGCAGTACGCCACCACCGCCTCCCGCGACCGTCGACTGCACCTATCGGGAGAACGGCACGGCCTCTGCCCACCCGGTGCACACCCCCGAAACCGTCCAAGGCGTCCGTGCGACCGGCACGACCTCGGCAACCATGCTGACGAATTACGGCAGAATCGGGATCACCCTGCGCAATGCCGAATCACCCTGCACCGTGAACAGTTTCGTCAGCTTGGTTCAGCAGGGATACTTCGACGACTCTGGTTGTCACCGACTGACAGCCACCTTCGGCTTGAACATTCTGCAATGCGGCGACCCGACCGGAACCGGTAGCGGTGGACCGGGGTACTCGTTCGACGACGAGTACCCCGTCACCACCGCAGCGACGTCATACCGGGACTACATCGACTACCCGCGCGGCACCGTCGCCATGGCGAAGTTCGGCACCGGCGCCAACGGCAGCCAATTCTTTTTCGCGCACGGCTCCACCTGGCAACCTCCCGAGTACACAATCTTCGGCTCGATCGACGAGGAGGGGATGAGCACACTCCGCAGCATCGTGGCCGCCGGTCACGACTATTCGCGCAGCGCAGACGATGGCTCACCACGGCAACCGGTGGTGATCGATAGTGTCACGGTGAACTGA
- a CDS encoding WXG100 family type VII secretion target yields the protein MSEQFSVNLEEIDNIVSRLSGLASFVADHLDDIDDKVAGLVGTGWEGVAAQAYSTAHREWLTGAREFTEGLRTMSDAAKRAHGRYSAAAEVNRQMIQGG from the coding sequence ATGAGCGAACAGTTCTCGGTGAATCTGGAGGAGATCGACAATATCGTCAGCCGCCTCTCCGGGCTCGCGAGCTTCGTCGCCGATCACCTCGACGACATCGATGACAAGGTCGCCGGTTTGGTCGGCACCGGCTGGGAAGGCGTGGCCGCACAGGCGTACTCCACGGCACACCGGGAGTGGCTGACCGGTGCGCGGGAGTTCACCGAGGGCCTGCGCACGATGAGCGACGCCGCGAAGAGAGCGCACGGCCGCTACAGCGCGGCGGCCGAGGTCAACAGGCAGATGATTCAAGGCGGGTAG